The proteins below are encoded in one region of Flavobacteriales bacterium:
- a CDS encoding tryptophan 2,3-dioxygenase family protein, with translation MEWTKEIKDKIEKLDNKYASIGQDLPAYLDGLLYANPLHYWDYTYVDTLLSLQHPKTDFPDEQIFIIYHQVTELYFKLAMLELDQIAHNGKLMSEDGQDMGWNESLSADFFTERLKRINSYFEVLTSSFGIMVQGMEKEQFLKFRMSLLPSSGFQSAQYRLIEISCTHLINLTHKDERERLRDSSIDEMAQHFYWKDGAIDVKTGKKTLMLENFEKKYMAQFIQRAKDFSDKNLMAKYQQLSVEDQQNKDLIHQLRLLDLNVNVNWPLVHYKSAVRYLSSKEGDIDATGGTNWQKYLPPRFQKRIFFPELWTEEEMGNWGRQWVVKALNES, from the coding sequence ATGGAATGGACTAAAGAGATTAAAGATAAAATTGAAAAGTTAGATAACAAGTATGCTTCTATAGGACAAGATTTGCCTGCCTATTTGGACGGCTTATTGTATGCCAATCCTTTGCACTATTGGGATTATACCTATGTAGACACTTTACTCAGTCTTCAGCATCCCAAAACCGACTTTCCAGACGAACAGATTTTTATTATTTACCATCAAGTTACGGAGCTATACTTTAAGTTAGCTATGTTAGAACTTGATCAGATTGCCCATAATGGAAAGTTGATGTCTGAAGATGGTCAAGATATGGGTTGGAACGAAAGCCTTTCAGCTGATTTTTTTACAGAACGTCTAAAGCGTATCAATAGTTATTTTGAAGTGCTAACCTCTTCTTTTGGTATAATGGTACAAGGTATGGAGAAGGAACAATTTCTAAAATTTAGAATGTCGCTTCTTCCATCTAGTGGCTTCCAATCCGCTCAATACAGGTTGATAGAGATTTCATGTACACACCTTATCAACCTCACTCACAAAGACGAAAGAGAAAGGTTAAGGGATTCGAGTATAGATGAAATGGCTCAGCACTTTTATTGGAAAGATGGAGCTATAGATGTAAAAACGGGTAAGAAAACCTTAATGCTAGAAAATTTTGAAAAGAAATATATGGCTCAATTTATTCAAAGAGCTAAAGATTTTTCTGATAAAAATCTAATGGCAAAATATCAACAATTGAGTGTTGAAGACCAACAAAATAAAGACTTGATTCATCAGCTACGTTTATTAGATTTGAATGTTAATGTCAATTGGCCATTAGTCCATTACAAATCAGCGGTACGCTATTTGTCATCTAAAGAGGGTGATATAGACGCAACAGGAGGTACCAATTGGCAAAAATACTTGCCCCCTCGTTTTCAAAAACGAATCTTTTTCCCAGAACTATGGACCGAGGAAGAGATGGGGAATTGGGGCAGACAATGGGTAGTAAAAGCCCTAAACGAAAGTTGA
- a CDS encoding peptidoglycan DD-metalloendopeptidase family protein, whose amino-acid sequence MKKNKWSKVVGLLVWIISISITFSSCNFTEPESIAEPCLVLYDICTEDYKVHRGELEQGQTLGAVLYLNHIDHGRIDQIVKASKGIFDFRKAKAGKKFTVLCSNDSIEKAKYFIYEMSNTDYVVFDIRDTIDVFLGQKPIEVKLRQASGQIESSLWNALINNNMSPALVMELSSNIYAWTIDFFRIQKGDYFKIVYEEKFVEGELVGIGRVHAAMFNHANEDFYAFYFEEEEHFGDYFDDEGGALRKAFLRAPLNYSRISSSYSKRRKHPVTGRIKAHLGTDYAAPTGTPILSTANGTITEARYKRNNGNYVKVRHNSTYSTQYLHMSKIKSGIRPGVYVKQGDVIGFVGSTGLATGPHVCYRFWKNGRQVDPYKQKLPPSKPVKDENREEYNLLKDSLMTVLQSIPTDF is encoded by the coding sequence ATGAAGAAAAATAAATGGAGTAAGGTCGTAGGCTTGTTGGTGTGGATTATCTCTATTTCAATTACTTTCTCAAGCTGCAATTTTACAGAACCAGAGAGTATAGCCGAACCATGTTTGGTATTGTACGATATCTGTACTGAAGACTACAAGGTCCATAGAGGAGAATTAGAGCAAGGACAAACTCTGGGGGCGGTACTTTACCTTAACCATATTGACCATGGAAGAATAGACCAAATTGTCAAAGCTTCTAAAGGTATTTTTGATTTCAGAAAAGCCAAAGCAGGTAAAAAATTTACGGTTTTATGCTCTAATGATAGTATTGAAAAAGCCAAATACTTCATTTATGAAATGTCAAATACCGATTATGTGGTCTTTGATATCAGAGATACGATAGATGTTTTTTTAGGTCAAAAGCCTATTGAGGTAAAGCTCAGACAGGCTAGTGGGCAGATAGAGTCTTCCTTATGGAATGCACTAATAAACAACAATATGAGTCCTGCTTTAGTGATGGAATTATCATCCAATATTTACGCTTGGACAATAGACTTTTTCAGAATTCAAAAAGGAGATTATTTTAAGATTGTTTACGAAGAAAAATTTGTAGAGGGCGAACTTGTAGGAATAGGTAGGGTGCATGCCGCTATGTTCAATCATGCTAATGAAGACTTTTACGCTTTTTACTTTGAAGAAGAAGAACACTTTGGTGACTATTTTGACGATGAAGGAGGAGCATTAAGAAAAGCTTTTTTGAGAGCGCCATTGAATTATTCCCGCATAAGCTCAAGCTATAGCAAACGAAGAAAACATCCAGTTACTGGGCGAATAAAAGCGCATTTAGGAACAGATTATGCCGCACCTACTGGCACACCCATTTTATCTACTGCTAATGGCACTATTACAGAAGCAAGGTATAAAAGAAATAATGGTAATTATGTCAAAGTAAGACACAATAGCACTTACAGTACTCAATACCTGCATATGTCAAAAATAAAATCAGGTATTCGCCCAGGTGTTTATGTCAAGCAAGGCGATGTGATTGGTTTTGTAGGCAGTACTGGCTTAGCGACTGGTCCTCACGTTTGTTATCGTTTTTGGAAAAATGGTCGTCAAGTCGACCCTTACAAACAAAAATTACCACCATCAAAACCTGTCAAAGACGAAAATAGAGAGGAGTACAACTTATTGAAGGATAGTTTGATGACTGTATTACAATCTATACCTACTGATTTTTAG
- a CDS encoding sugar phosphate nucleotidyltransferase codes for MKPALLILAAGMGSRYGGLKQIDGIGPNEEPIIEYSIYDAIQSGFGKIVFVIRQEFDEAFRSRFSKFEDRIEIAYAYQPVQVELEGVDLVERQKPWGTSHAVLVAKEFINEPFAVINADDYYGNNSFKIMVDFLQNDCSPSVMSMLGYVLDNTLSEHGTVNRGVCEVTDEGNLIEVIERTKIAKVDGKVEYNVGEEGGAELNPKASVSMNYWGFHPSIFAEIEQGLHAFMKENAQDPKAEYYIPNIVTDKINDGTMVVKVIPTTDTWFGVTYKEDKPMAVAAIAEQIEKGVYPTPLWG; via the coding sequence ATGAAACCAGCACTTTTAATTTTAGCAGCAGGAATGGGTAGCCGTTATGGTGGCTTGAAACAAATCGATGGCATAGGACCTAACGAAGAGCCAATAATAGAGTACTCTATTTATGATGCTATTCAGTCTGGCTTTGGCAAGATTGTTTTCGTTATTCGTCAGGAGTTTGACGAAGCCTTTCGCTCACGTTTTTCCAAATTTGAGGATAGGATAGAGATTGCTTACGCCTATCAGCCAGTGCAAGTAGAATTAGAAGGTGTGGATTTGGTAGAAAGGCAAAAACCATGGGGGACATCTCATGCTGTTTTGGTAGCCAAAGAATTTATCAATGAGCCTTTTGCGGTCATTAATGCCGATGATTATTACGGTAACAATTCCTTTAAGATAATGGTTGACTTTTTGCAAAACGACTGTTCGCCATCCGTTATGTCTATGTTGGGTTATGTCTTGGACAATACCCTTTCAGAACACGGTACAGTGAATAGGGGAGTTTGTGAAGTAACCGATGAAGGTAATCTCATTGAAGTTATAGAGCGTACCAAGATTGCTAAAGTGGACGGCAAAGTAGAATATAATGTTGGCGAAGAAGGTGGCGCAGAGCTTAACCCTAAAGCCAGTGTATCTATGAACTACTGGGGTTTTCACCCCTCTATTTTTGCTGAGATAGAACAAGGACTTCACGCTTTTATGAAAGAAAACGCACAGGACCCTAAAGCTGAGTACTACATACCAAACATTGTTACTGATAAAATTAATGACGGGACTATGGTGGTTAAGGTTATTCCTACTACCGACACTTGGTTTGGGGTGACTTACAAAGAAGATAAGCCTATGGCTGTGGCGGCTATTGCCGAACAAATTGAGAAGGGCGTTTATCCTACGCCTTTGTGGGGCTAA
- the leuS gene encoding leucine--tRNA ligase gives MDYDFNRIEQKWQDRWREWQTYKVVEDKDKPKFYVLDMFPYPSGAGLHVGHPLGYIASDIYARYKRHNGFNVLHPMGYDSFGLPAEQYSIQTGQHPAITTQNNINRYREQLDKIGFSFDWSREIRTSEPNYYKWTQWIFKQLFNSYYCNIDNKALPISELIDELERNGNTLVQSPCDEDTPLFTAEQWKAWSEEEQQAILLKYRLTFLSETWVNWCEGLGTVLANDEVKDGRSERGNFPVEQKLMKQWSMRITAYAVRLLEGLETVVWNDSIKEIQRNWIGKSKGASLSFSIENSDKQIEVFTTRPDTIYGVTFMVLAPEHQLVDTITTADQKEEIEAYCQQAALKSERDRQSDVKSVTGAFTGAYATHPFSNEKIPIWIGDYVLASYGTGAVMAVPCGDQRDWDFANNFGIEIKNIFRDTDISQGANDDKSAIIDHSDFLSGLSVNEAIHKAISAIEKKEIGKGKINYRLRDAIFSRQRYWGEPFPVYYENDTPKLISDNTCVELPEVDKYLPTEDGDPPLARAKQEAWNIFEGDRMECNTMPGWAGSSWYFLRYMDPQNDTEFVSKSKADYWGQVDLYIGGAEHAVGHLLYSRFWTKFLYDRGFIAFDEPFKKMINQGMILGRSNFVYRIKDSNTFVSFDKRKDYKTSRMHVDIDLVENDVLDVEAFKQWREEYKDAEFILNDEGKYICGFEVEKMSKSKYNVQTPDDLVEKFGADTLRMYEMFLGPLEQFKPWDTKGINGVHNFLRKFWRLAHDESNELHLSDDQPTKDELKALHKAIKKVTEDIDRHAFNTVVSTLMIAVNELNDLNCNKRQILTDLLVLIAPYAPHFAEELWEKLGHSESITLTTWPNYDEKHLKEDAFTYPISFNGKMRFTLELDADLSKEEIEKEVLALDKTKQYMEGKNPKRIIIVPKKIVNIVI, from the coding sequence ATGGATTACGATTTTAATCGCATTGAGCAAAAATGGCAAGACCGATGGAGGGAGTGGCAAACCTATAAAGTTGTCGAAGATAAAGATAAGCCTAAGTTTTATGTGTTAGATATGTTTCCATATCCTTCAGGAGCAGGCCTACATGTTGGTCACCCTTTGGGCTATATAGCTTCGGACATATACGCTCGATACAAACGCCATAACGGCTTTAATGTTCTGCATCCTATGGGCTACGATTCTTTTGGTTTGCCAGCAGAACAGTATTCTATACAAACCGGACAACATCCTGCTATTACAACTCAAAATAACATTAATCGCTACAGAGAGCAACTTGACAAAATTGGTTTTTCTTTTGATTGGAGTAGAGAAATTCGCACATCAGAACCCAACTATTATAAGTGGACACAGTGGATTTTTAAGCAATTATTCAACTCCTATTATTGCAATATTGACAATAAGGCTTTGCCTATATCAGAACTGATTGATGAACTGGAGCGTAACGGAAATACATTGGTACAATCGCCATGCGATGAAGATACACCGCTCTTTACAGCTGAACAATGGAAGGCATGGAGTGAAGAGGAACAGCAAGCCATTTTATTAAAATATAGGCTGACTTTTTTATCTGAAACTTGGGTAAATTGGTGTGAGGGCTTAGGAACAGTTTTGGCTAATGATGAGGTCAAAGATGGACGTTCAGAAAGAGGAAATTTTCCTGTTGAACAAAAGCTTATGAAACAATGGTCTATGCGTATAACGGCATATGCTGTGCGTCTTCTCGAAGGTTTGGAAACCGTAGTTTGGAACGACTCTATCAAGGAAATACAACGCAATTGGATTGGTAAGTCTAAAGGAGCATCGCTAAGTTTTTCTATAGAAAATAGTGATAAGCAGATAGAAGTATTTACTACTAGACCAGACACTATATATGGTGTTACTTTTATGGTTTTAGCTCCTGAACATCAGCTAGTAGATACGATTACAACAGCCGACCAAAAAGAAGAAATAGAAGCCTATTGCCAACAAGCGGCTTTAAAGTCTGAAAGGGATAGACAATCGGATGTGAAAAGTGTAACGGGTGCGTTTACAGGCGCGTATGCTACACACCCTTTTTCTAATGAAAAAATCCCTATTTGGATTGGCGATTATGTTCTAGCATCTTATGGCACTGGCGCCGTAATGGCCGTTCCTTGTGGAGATCAAAGGGATTGGGATTTTGCCAATAATTTCGGTATTGAAATAAAAAATATTTTTAGAGATACAGATATTAGCCAAGGAGCTAATGACGATAAGTCAGCCATCATTGACCATTCTGATTTTCTTTCGGGTTTGTCTGTCAATGAGGCTATTCACAAAGCCATATCAGCCATTGAGAAAAAAGAAATTGGCAAAGGAAAAATAAACTATAGATTGAGAGATGCTATATTTAGCCGACAAAGGTATTGGGGAGAACCTTTTCCAGTTTATTACGAAAATGATACGCCTAAACTTATCTCCGACAACACTTGTGTTGAGCTTCCAGAAGTAGATAAATATTTGCCAACCGAAGATGGTGACCCACCATTAGCTAGAGCTAAACAAGAAGCTTGGAATATTTTTGAAGGCGATAGAATGGAGTGCAATACTATGCCAGGTTGGGCAGGTTCGTCGTGGTATTTCTTAAGATATATGGACCCTCAGAACGATACAGAATTTGTTTCAAAGTCCAAGGCCGATTATTGGGGGCAGGTAGACTTATATATTGGTGGTGCAGAACATGCTGTCGGTCATTTATTGTATTCTCGTTTTTGGACTAAGTTTTTGTACGACAGAGGCTTTATTGCTTTTGATGAACCTTTCAAGAAAATGATAAATCAAGGTATGATTTTAGGTCGTTCTAATTTTGTATATCGTATCAAAGACAGTAATACTTTTGTCAGTTTTGACAAGAGAAAAGACTACAAAACCAGTCGTATGCATGTCGATATTGATTTGGTAGAAAACGATGTTTTAGACGTTGAGGCCTTCAAACAATGGAGAGAAGAATATAAGGATGCCGAATTCATTCTTAATGATGAAGGCAAATACATTTGTGGCTTTGAAGTTGAAAAAATGTCAAAGTCTAAGTATAACGTTCAGACACCCGATGATTTGGTCGAAAAGTTTGGCGCAGATACTCTTAGAATGTATGAAATGTTTTTAGGGCCATTAGAGCAGTTTAAGCCTTGGGATACCAAAGGAATTAATGGTGTTCACAATTTTTTAAGAAAGTTTTGGCGATTAGCTCACGATGAAAGTAATGAGCTTCATCTTTCTGATGACCAGCCAACAAAAGATGAGTTAAAAGCGTTGCATAAAGCTATCAAAAAGGTAACTGAAGACATCGATAGACATGCTTTTAACACGGTTGTGAGCACCTTGATGATTGCTGTTAATGAGTTGAATGACTTGAACTGCAACAAGCGACAAATTTTAACCGACTTGCTCGTTTTGATAGCGCCCTACGCCCCTCATTTTGCTGAAGAGCTTTGGGAAAAATTAGGACACTCAGAATCAATAACTCTTACCACTTGGCCTAATTATGATGAAAAGCATTTAAAAGAGGACGCCTTCACATACCCCATTTCTTTTAATGGTAAAATGCGTTTTACCCTTGAATTGGATGCCGATTTGAGCAAAGAAGAAATAGAAAAAGAAGTGTTAGCACTTGATAAAACCAAACAATATATGGAGGGTAAAAACCCCAAACGAATTATTATTGTTCCGAAGAAAATTGTTAATATCGTAATATGA
- a CDS encoding PorP/SprF family type IX secretion system membrane protein, giving the protein MKKSIVILLFAVQGLFAQDVHFSQWYNNPLFSNPALTASFDGDYRITANQREQWASVSIPFSTTSVGLDMPIKNWGLGFQFLRDQSGSSRLSLTQFNLSVARSLEQWRLGMHLGFAQRTIDYSDLIFIDGGESIITESKNYMDLGLGINREFSFTSSDLNLGYSIFHINKPNRSFISTEDKLAIRHQLSSTLDYDLDEQWQLSPSAHITIQQNQREWMFGSQISFDISEYYYKSIQLEAGAYYRFGDALSCLIGVQYEQSYLAFSYDWNTSDLVPASNYLGAWELSFSHIIQSKILPKPKYKTCPTFL; this is encoded by the coding sequence ATGAAAAAATCAATCGTCATATTGCTTTTTGCTGTTCAAGGTTTATTTGCACAAGACGTGCATTTTAGCCAGTGGTATAACAATCCCTTATTTAGCAACCCTGCTCTGACCGCTTCTTTCGATGGTGATTATCGTATTACGGCCAACCAACGAGAGCAGTGGGCAAGTGTCAGTATTCCTTTTAGCACAACCTCTGTTGGTTTGGATATGCCTATTAAAAATTGGGGTTTAGGCTTTCAATTTCTTCGTGATCAGTCGGGAAGCTCTCGCCTATCCCTCACACAATTCAACCTATCTGTTGCTCGTTCTTTAGAACAATGGCGACTAGGGATGCATCTGGGTTTCGCGCAACGCACCATTGACTATTCGGATTTAATATTTATTGATGGGGGTGAATCTATCATTACAGAAAGTAAGAATTACATGGATTTAGGTTTGGGAATAAATAGAGAATTCAGTTTCACATCTAGCGATTTAAATCTTGGATATAGCATCTTTCACATCAATAAGCCAAACCGCTCTTTCATCTCTACTGAAGATAAATTGGCCATTCGCCATCAACTTTCTTCTACCTTAGATTACGACTTAGACGAACAGTGGCAGCTTAGTCCGTCTGCTCATATTACCATCCAACAGAATCAAAGAGAATGGATGTTTGGTTCACAAATCAGTTTTGATATCAGCGAATATTACTATAAATCTATACAGTTGGAAGCAGGTGCTTATTACCGATTTGGTGATGCCTTGTCCTGTTTGATTGGTGTACAGTATGAGCAGTCTTATTTAGCATTTTCTTACGATTGGAACACTTCGGACTTGGTTCCTGCAAGTAATTATTTAGGAGCCTGGGAGTTATCCTTTTCACATATCATACAATCCAAGATATTGCCCAAACCCAAGTACAAAACCTGTCCGACATTCTTATGA
- a CDS encoding T9SS type A sorting domain-containing protein: MKTLLLILFLTFNYNCLAQTILNGSFEDNTLNNDFHYSFTSESFSTSVNNIFGFANNDTLTLCMKNGSSQEGQWNLILYDVLEGDNLNYPDNFISLKLSQPLVVGKNYRVSYYIRRHQIIQFPPPPGPQTEMTNGLSIGYSNDSSNVGVTLFSSSAPISFTDWEYQYKEFRCYHDSIQYITVKMKDHSICGPRYVCQIDNFELTTLASISEQDESSIFLYPNPTKSGIVYVQNNEAQYLSVYDLMGKLRHQQNLNPHQENTFSISHLDNGIYTIRFWNKDKLLHQDRVLKL, encoded by the coding sequence GTGAAAACTCTCTTACTTATTCTGTTTTTAACTTTCAACTATAATTGTCTCGCCCAAACCATACTCAATGGCAGTTTTGAGGATAATACACTCAACAATGATTTTCATTATTCTTTTACATCCGAATCCTTCAGTACTAGTGTAAACAATATTTTTGGATTTGCTAATAACGATACGCTAACCTTATGTATGAAAAACGGCTCTTCACAAGAGGGTCAGTGGAACTTAATTTTATACGATGTTTTGGAAGGTGACAACCTCAACTATCCCGATAATTTTATCTCCTTAAAGTTATCCCAACCTTTAGTAGTTGGAAAAAATTATAGAGTTAGTTATTATATAAGACGTCATCAAATAATCCAATTTCCTCCACCTCCTGGTCCACAAACAGAAATGACTAATGGTTTATCAATTGGTTACTCTAATGATAGCAGCAATGTCGGTGTCACTTTGTTTAGTTCATCAGCACCTATAAGTTTCACTGACTGGGAGTATCAATACAAAGAATTCCGATGTTATCACGATAGCATCCAATACATTACTGTTAAAATGAAAGACCATTCTATATGTGGTCCTCGCTACGTTTGTCAGATTGACAATTTTGAGCTTACTACATTAGCTAGTATTAGTGAGCAAGATGAATCGTCTATTTTCCTATACCCTAACCCAACCAAATCGGGTATTGTTTACGTCCAAAATAATGAAGCTCAATACCTCAGCGTTTACGACCTTATGGGCAAGCTAAGGCACCAACAAAACCTAAACCCTCATCAGGAAAATACCTTTTCCATCTCGCATTTGGATAATGGGATTTATACCATTCGTTTTTGGAATAAGGACAAACTATTGCATCAAGATAGGGTATTAAAGTTATAG
- a CDS encoding gliding motility-associated C-terminal domain-containing protein produces MRAILTFVMLLLWCSLSAQVFFTPNKGQWDRAVKAKVDLSNGALFLEDKALTFNFIDATYYSHSHDYKTMLDSIQAHAFKWHFVKANNPQITFEKERKGRVSYFNIQPSVSNLKTYQKVNYKNIYDGIDYTIYEYYGSLKYDWVVQAQADPRDIKLRLEGIKDIRIEDGRLYLRTSLNEIREERPYAYQLQDGKRVDVPCRFVWKKQRLSFEFPEGYDENKELVIDPEMIFSSYSGSVASNFGYTATYDDYGYLYAGGTAYNIGYPITVGAYQTAYNGGIVGNDLVLSKYDTTGSFMVYSTYLGGTGDEVPHSLIVYNEELFVMGTTGSADFPVTDDAFDNTFNGGQALAVNGVGINYNNGCDIYISRLNTEGTELLSSTFLGGSNNDGFNSSATLRYNYADQMRGEIDIDEDGNCYIASSTFSSDFPIVNSLIQPAINGGQDGIIVKMDLDLSAIQWSSYWGGSSDDALYSLAFDSNQDLYACGGTSSNNLLTTNGAYAPNYLGGSVDAFVSHFSKDGQTVLHSTYYGSDQYDQSYFIELDKFNQVYLFGQSLAPDNTLIFNAVFSQPNSGQFVSKLNSELNTLDFSTVFGSGSGGIDISPTAFLVDACNRIYCSGWGGSTNDSTHLGPGGTTTDLVTTFDAFQSETDGSDFYLIIFEDDANTLSFASFFGGDQAAEHVDGGTSRFDKKGIVYQSVCAGCGGFSDFPTTDNAVSTTNGASCNNAVFKFDPDFPLTVANFNAPSLTCDWTVTFENLSLGDNNSFYWDFGDGSTSTDTTPTHTFTSVGTYEVLLISNDPTSCNLVDSIIKTIVIDENTSQELDSLFMCLGDSVLLEASTVDGYSYQWYPSDGIVNPLESSTYASPTDSIVYYFIGQSDNCFDTVKQYVSVKDVLLDFEPTAEICGLPITLSVQATPSVQIEWSVNADFTNSLQQDSLQVSTVGTYYLRGSENGCTKSADIDVNLGESCCSEDNILIPNAFTPNGDLINEKFRIQDELNIVQNLELSIFNRWGQKVFFADNKSQSWDGYFKGDLQPSSVFDYHLLIECIGSEKSFFKKGNITLIR; encoded by the coding sequence ATGAGAGCTATACTAACATTTGTGATGTTGTTGTTGTGGTGTTCGTTATCCGCTCAGGTATTTTTCACTCCTAATAAAGGCCAATGGGACAGAGCAGTCAAAGCTAAAGTAGATTTGTCTAATGGCGCATTATTCCTTGAAGATAAGGCGCTGACCTTCAATTTTATTGATGCCACCTATTATAGTCATTCTCATGATTATAAGACTATGCTTGATAGTATTCAGGCTCATGCTTTCAAATGGCATTTTGTGAAAGCTAATAACCCTCAAATTACTTTTGAAAAAGAAAGAAAAGGAAGAGTCAGTTACTTTAATATTCAGCCATCTGTATCTAATCTCAAGACCTATCAAAAGGTTAATTACAAAAACATTTATGACGGTATAGACTACACTATTTACGAATACTATGGGAGTTTAAAATACGATTGGGTAGTACAAGCACAAGCTGACCCTAGAGATATTAAATTACGACTTGAAGGTATTAAAGATATTCGCATTGAAGATGGGCGATTGTATTTGCGGACATCCTTGAACGAAATTCGAGAAGAACGCCCTTACGCTTATCAATTGCAAGACGGTAAAAGGGTAGATGTTCCTTGTCGTTTTGTTTGGAAAAAACAACGTTTGTCTTTTGAATTCCCTGAAGGATATGATGAAAACAAGGAGCTGGTAATAGACCCTGAAATGATATTTTCTTCCTATTCGGGCTCGGTAGCGAGTAACTTTGGTTATACGGCTACCTATGACGATTATGGTTATTTGTACGCTGGAGGTACGGCCTACAATATTGGTTATCCAATTACTGTTGGAGCATATCAAACGGCCTACAATGGAGGGATAGTTGGTAATGATTTAGTATTGAGTAAGTACGACACTACGGGGTCATTTATGGTGTATTCTACCTATTTGGGAGGCACTGGTGATGAGGTGCCGCATAGTCTTATCGTTTATAATGAAGAATTATTTGTGATGGGTACAACAGGCTCAGCAGACTTTCCTGTTACAGATGACGCCTTTGACAATACCTTTAATGGTGGACAGGCATTAGCAGTTAATGGAGTAGGCATCAACTATAACAATGGTTGTGACATTTATATAAGTCGATTAAATACTGAAGGGACGGAACTCTTATCCTCTACTTTTTTAGGGGGTAGTAATAACGATGGTTTTAATAGTTCAGCCACATTACGTTACAATTATGCTGACCAGATGCGAGGGGAAATAGATATTGACGAAGATGGAAATTGTTATATCGCTTCCTCCACATTTTCTTCCGACTTCCCCATTGTCAATAGCTTAATTCAACCAGCTATTAATGGCGGACAAGACGGCATAATTGTCAAAATGGATTTGGATTTGAGTGCTATTCAATGGAGTTCGTATTGGGGTGGTAGTAGTGACGATGCTTTGTACTCTTTAGCCTTTGATTCCAATCAAGATTTGTATGCTTGTGGCGGTACATCCTCTAATAATCTTTTAACGACAAATGGTGCTTATGCACCCAATTATTTGGGTGGTTCGGTCGATGCTTTTGTATCTCATTTTTCTAAAGACGGTCAGACCGTTTTACACTCTACTTATTATGGTTCAGATCAATATGACCAATCTTATTTTATTGAACTAGATAAGTTCAATCAGGTCTATTTGTTTGGTCAAAGTTTAGCCCCCGATAATACCTTAATTTTTAATGCTGTTTTTTCTCAGCCCAATAGCGGTCAGTTTGTGAGTAAGCTCAATTCGGAGCTAAATACATTAGATTTTTCTACTGTTTTTGGTTCCGGTAGTGGAGGCATAGATATTTCTCCTACAGCTTTCTTAGTGGATGCTTGTAATAGGATTTATTGTTCTGGCTGGGGTGGGTCTACCAATGATTCTACCCATTTAGGTCCAGGCGGAACGACTACCGATTTGGTCACCACTTTTGATGCTTTTCAAAGTGAAACAGATGGCAGCGATTTTTATCTTATCATTTTTGAAGACGATGCCAATACCCTGTCTTTTGCTTCCTTTTTTGGGGGTGACCAAGCGGCAGAACACGTTGATGGGGGTACTAGTCGATTCGATAAAAAAGGAATTGTCTATCAATCGGTATGTGCTGGTTGTGGCGGCTTTTCGGACTTTCCAACTACCGATAATGCCGTTTCTACCACCAATGGGGCGTCGTGTAACAATGCTGTATTTAAATTTGATCCAGATTTTCCGTTAACGGTAGCCAATTTTAATGCCCCTTCCTTGACTTGCGATTGGACGGTGACTTTTGAAAACTTGAGCTTGGGAGACAACAACTCGTTTTACTGGGATTTTGGCGATGGCTCAACATCCACAGACACCACACCAACCCATACTTTCACTAGTGTAGGCACCTATGAGGTTTTGCTAATAAGTAATGATCCTACTTCTTGCAATTTGGTGGATAGTATAATTAAGACAATCGTCATAGATGAGAATACATCTCAAGAGTTAGATAGCTTGTTTATGTGTTTAGGCGATAGTGTTTTGTTGGAGGCATCTACCGTAGATGGTTATAGCTATCAGTGGTATCCTAGCGACGGCATCGTCAATCCATTAGAGTCTAGCACCTATGCTTCGCCTACTGATTCCATAGTGTATTACTTCATTGGTCAGTCCGATAATTGTTTCGATACGGTCAAGCAGTATGTCAGCGTTAAAGATGTTCTTTTAGACTTTGAGCCAACAGCAGAAATATGTGGTTTGCCTATTACTTTGAGTGTTCAAGCCACCCCATCGGTACAGATAGAGTGGTCAGTAAATGCCGATTTTACTAACAGCTTACAACAAGACTCTTTACAGGTGTCAACGGTAGGAACATACTACCTTAGAGGGTCTGAAAATGGCTGTACTAAATCAGCAGATATCGATGTGAATTTGGGTGAATCGTGTTGTAGTGAAGATAATATACTTATTCCTAATGCCTTTACACCTAATGGAGATTTGATAAACGAAAAATTTCGCATTCAAGATGAGTTAAATATTGTTCAAAATTTGGAGTTATCCATATTCAACCGTTGGGGTCAGAAAGTCTTTTTTGCAGATAACAAAAGCCAAAGTTGGGACGGCTATTTCAAAGGAGATTTACAACCTTCCTCTGTTTTTGATTACCATCTCTTAATTGAATGTATAGGGAGTGAAAAATCCTTTTTCAAAAAAGGGAATATAACGTTGATACGATGA